In Actinomyces sp. zg-332, the following proteins share a genomic window:
- a CDS encoding ATP-binding protein, protein MKKQNVLNLIKYHVERNENSFRNEAIAIARYFDSIGDYQLSEYIMGLISESNLYSPQSSDFESEFLRQVEIRNLEGLNLPLEITEDIKGIINAVNHNVGINKFLFEGLPGSGKTEVAKNVARLLDRSLFRVDFENLIDSKLGQTNKNIIKVFREINMLPNANKIVVLFDEIDVIALDRINSNDIREMGRVTSTILRELDRLTDLNKEIVLIATTNLYSNFDKALIRRFDAIINFNRYSSEDLIEVAEYYFSSFIKNFKGISKDTRLFKKILKTAKKIPYPGELKNIIKTSLAFSDVGSEYDYLKRLYNSLIGSLDQKDINQLHEEGFTVREIEKLKGKSKSAVSRKLKKERVGSE, encoded by the coding sequence ATGAAAAAACAAAATGTTTTGAATTTAATAAAATACCATGTGGAAAGGAATGAAAATTCCTTTAGAAATGAGGCAATAGCAATAGCAAGATATTTTGATAGCATAGGAGATTATCAGTTATCCGAATATATTATGGGGTTAATATCTGAATCAAATTTATATTCACCACAAAGTAGTGATTTTGAAAGTGAGTTTTTAAGACAAGTAGAAATAAGAAATTTAGAGGGTTTAAATTTACCACTTGAAATAACAGAAGATATAAAAGGTATTATTAACGCTGTAAACCATAATGTTGGTATTAATAAATTTTTATTTGAAGGTTTACCGGGAAGTGGAAAAACAGAAGTAGCCAAAAACGTTGCAAGATTATTGGATAGGTCTCTTTTTAGGGTGGATTTTGAGAACTTGATAGATAGTAAGTTGGGACAGACTAATAAAAACATAATAAAAGTATTTAGAGAAATAAATATGCTTCCAAATGCAAATAAGATTGTGGTTTTATTTGATGAAATTGATGTTATTGCGTTGGATAGAATTAATTCTAATGATATTAGAGAGATGGGAAGAGTAACATCTACGATTTTAAGAGAATTAGATAGATTGACAGATCTTAATAAAGAGATTGTACTTATTGCAACAACTAATCTATATTCAAATTTTGATAAAGCATTAATTAGGAGATTTGATGCTATTATTAATTTCAATAGGTATAGTAGTGAGGATTTAATAGAAGTTGCTGAATATTATTTTTCTTCGTTTATCAAGAATTTTAAAGGAATATCCAAGGATACAAGATTATTTAAAAAAATATTGAAGACAGCAAAGAAAATACCTTATCCCGGAGAGTTAAAAAACATTATAAAAACATCACTTGCATTTAGCGATGTTGGTTCTGAGTACGATTATTTGAAAAGATTATACAATAGCTTGATAGGGAGTTTGGATCAAAAGGATATAAACCAACTTCATGAAGAAGGATTTACTGTAAGAGAAATAGAAAAATTAAAAGGGAAGTCTAAAAGTGCTGTATCAAGAAAGTTAAAGAAGGA
- a CDS encoding ATP-binding protein, translating to MVFFFANFTREYVGIYIHKDRISFVNHNRPVPPVTIEALNSDRSIDRRQYLNKELKDMFFSLNLIESYGLGIRRAKRYTIRKWLS from the coding sequence ATCGTCTTTTTCTTTGCAAATTTTACGCGTGAATATGTAGGAATATATATTCACAAGGATAGAATTTCTTTTGTAAACCATAACAGACCAGTTCCTCCTGTAACTATCGAAGCTCTTAATAGCGATAGAAGTATTGATAGAAGGCAGTATCTGAATAAAGAGCTTAAAGATATGTTCTTTTCTCTTAATTTGATAGAGTCTTACGGATTAGGAATAAGGCGTGCAAAAAGATACACTATTAGAAAATGGCTCTCCTGA
- a CDS encoding DNA alkylation repair protein has protein sequence MSLEKEFSLIENGFKEEEKRAFADYKSNNNEHSKKLAFLAYKSNVYQVRMYGVFLFGYLSSDEEILRFMRDEVSKDDNWRVQEVLAKAFDEFCKKTGYENALSIIDEWLQNSNPNTRRAVTEGLRIWTRRPYFKENPNEAIERIANLKEDGSEYVRKSVGNALRDISKKFPELIKIELDSWNLESKEIKQVYKLASKLIV, from the coding sequence ATGAGTTTAGAAAAAGAATTTTCTTTGATAGAAAATGGCTTCAAAGAGGAAGAAAAAAGAGCCTTTGCTGATTATAAATCTAATAATAATGAGCATAGCAAAAAATTAGCATTTTTAGCTTATAAATCCAATGTATATCAAGTTAGAATGTATGGTGTGTTTCTATTTGGATATTTATCATCAGATGAAGAAATTCTAAGATTTATGAGAGATGAAGTTTCTAAAGACGATAATTGGAGAGTTCAAGAAGTATTAGCAAAGGCATTTGATGAATTTTGTAAGAAAACAGGCTATGAAAACGCACTTTCGATTATTGATGAATGGTTACAAAATAGCAATCCAAATACAAGAAGAGCAGTTACAGAGGGTTTGAGAATATGGACGAGAAGACCGTATTTCAAGGAAAATCCGAATGAAGCGATTGAAAGAATTGCAAACTTAAAAGAAGATGGAAGCGAATATGTAAGAAAATCTGTTGGAAATGCTTTAAGGGATATTAGTAAGAAATTCCCAGAGTTGATTAAAATTGAACTTGATAGTTGGAATTTAGAAAGTAAAGAAATAAAACAAGTTTACAAGCTGGCAAGCAAACTGATTGTATGA
- a CDS encoding TfoX/Sxy family protein: MASSNQYLSFTLEQLSELEEITCKSMMCEYIIYYRGKIIGGIYDDRFLVKSVKSAIEYMPNAEYELPYDGAKEMLLVDGVDNKDFLTGLVNAMYDELPEQKSKKKK; encoded by the coding sequence ATGGCTTCAAGTAACCAATATTTAAGTTTCACTTTAGAACAGCTCTCTGAATTGGAAGAAATAACATGTAAATCGATGATGTGTGAATATATTATTTATTATCGTGGGAAGATTATTGGTGGAATTTATGATGATAGATTTTTGGTAAAGTCTGTGAAATCTGCGATAGAATATATGCCAAATGCAGAATATGAATTGCCGTATGATGGAGCAAAAGAAATGCTATTGGTAGATGGTGTAGATAACAAAGATTTTTTAACTGGTTTAGTTAACGCAATGTATGATGAGTTACCTGAACAAAAATCAAAGAAAAAGAAATAA
- a CDS encoding CD1845 family protein: MYSCCNRLIYAKRYITWHCEALILGFLLSPYGIPMVGVVAIDFLQGINERIKPI; the protein is encoded by the coding sequence GTGTATAGCTGCTGCAATAGGCTCATTTATGCAAAAAGGTATATAACTTGGCATTGTGAAGCTTTGATACTGGGTTTCTTGTTAAGTCCTTACGGAATACCGATGGTTGGAGTAGTAGCTATAGATTTTTTACAAGGTATAAACGAGAGAATAAAACCAATTTGA